The Nitrospinaceae bacterium genome has a segment encoding these proteins:
- a CDS encoding response regulator, translating to MANILVADKDETMRGLMDVSLTRIGHTIRLSDSGEKTLELIREEKFDLAIIDYTMSDMGAMDILQSLTENDDEIPQMMILSAKSTADTIRECIEAGAKDYVVKPFNLPVLIERIEILLKKADS from the coding sequence TTGGCGAATATTCTCGTAGCCGACAAAGATGAAACTATGCGAGGACTCATGGACGTATCCCTGACCCGGATCGGCCACACTATCCGTTTATCCGATTCCGGAGAGAAAACCCTTGAGTTAATCCGGGAGGAGAAATTCGACCTCGCCATCATCGATTACACCATGTCCGACATGGGCGCGATGGATATCCTGCAAAGCCTGACTGAGAACGACGATGAAATTCCGCAGATGATGATATTGAGCGCCAAAAGCACGGCGGACACTATCAGGGAGTGCATCGAGGCGGGAGCAAAGGATTACGTCGTCAAACCGTTTAACCTTCCCGTTCTCATCGAGCGGATTGAAATCCTTCTCAAAAAAGCGGACTCCTAA
- the nagZ gene encoding beta-N-acetylhexosaminidase: MPHSKWTPEEKAGSHIMAGFPGRAAPASLLERIQAGRVGGVILFSRNIESAPQVIELTHSLQKAAADGKKPPLLIAIDQEGGRVSRLSADFTIFPPARVLGRIGDLDLISRCARATATELRAVGINTDFAPVYDILTNPECEVIGDRAFSEDAETVAQMASAAATGLQAGGVAASAKHFPGIGDMAPDPHETLPYSNLSIEDLRARELIPFRAAAGVASVMIAHAIYEQIDPERPASLSPRFMKTLLRDELDYVGVAITDDLEMGAIDDPVGAAPEALAAGADIALICHSEDVQERAHEEIKRALQEEALPAAEENISLDRIARMRSTYAIATQGGPGDLEKQHKNSAFLVGCEAHRALLDEAISRDNDRAPS; encoded by the coding sequence ATGCCGCACAGCAAATGGACGCCAGAGGAGAAGGCCGGCTCCCACATCATGGCCGGTTTTCCCGGCAGGGCAGCCCCGGCCTCTTTGCTAGAGCGTATCCAAGCGGGGCGGGTCGGTGGCGTCATTTTATTTTCAAGAAATATCGAAAGTGCACCGCAAGTCATCGAGTTAACCCACTCCCTCCAAAAAGCCGCCGCAGATGGCAAAAAGCCGCCGCTGCTCATCGCCATTGACCAAGAAGGCGGCCGCGTAAGCCGCCTATCGGCGGATTTCACTATCTTTCCCCCGGCGCGGGTTCTTGGGCGTATTGGCGATCTCGACCTCATATCCCGATGCGCCCGAGCGACGGCAACCGAGTTGCGCGCCGTTGGCATCAACACCGATTTCGCACCCGTTTATGACATTCTCACCAACCCCGAATGTGAAGTCATCGGGGATCGCGCCTTCAGTGAAGATGCCGAAACTGTGGCTCAGATGGCTTCAGCGGCAGCGACGGGTCTGCAAGCGGGCGGCGTTGCCGCCTCGGCCAAACATTTTCCCGGCATCGGAGACATGGCGCCCGACCCACACGAAACGCTTCCTTACTCCAATCTTTCTATTGAGGATTTACGGGCGAGGGAACTTATCCCCTTCCGGGCGGCCGCTGGCGTCGCCAGCGTGATGATAGCCCACGCGATTTATGAGCAAATTGATCCCGAGCGGCCCGCGAGCCTCTCTCCTCGATTCATGAAGACACTCCTTCGCGATGAACTGGACTACGTCGGTGTGGCAATTACGGACGATTTGGAAATGGGCGCCATTGACGACCCGGTGGGCGCGGCACCCGAGGCTCTCGCGGCGGGGGCCGACATTGCGCTGATTTGTCACTCGGAAGATGTACAGGAGCGGGCCCATGAAGAAATTAAGCGGGCCCTACAAGAAGAAGCACTCCCCGCCGCCGAAGAAAATATCTCTCTTGACCGGATAGCCAGGATGAGGAGCACATACGCAATAGCTACCCAAGGGGGGCCAGGAGATCTCGAAAAACAGCATAAAAATAGCGCATTTCTCGTGGGCTGCGAGGCCCACCGCGCCTTGTTGGATGAAGCCATTAGCCGGGACAATGACCGGGCGCCGTCTTAA
- a CDS encoding PIG-L family deacetylase, whose protein sequence is MSRSEFTNIIVVMAHHDDAELGAGGSIARWVADGATVRTIICTNGDKGTKKDIPPYKLTEIREKEQLAASKALGVKETIFLRHRDGELEDTRAFRNQIAFLIRHIKPDTVVVHDPWLRHYSHPDHQAVGHATFKGIIYARDHHFLPEMTWAGIKAHHTNALLYTRSDNPNFFVDISETIGKKIKAINAHKSQIHNPRAMEKRVRIRAEERGQISGHPMAEDFMIKRMR, encoded by the coding sequence TTGAGCCGATCAGAATTCACGAACATTATCGTTGTAATGGCCCACCACGATGACGCCGAACTCGGCGCCGGTGGAAGTATCGCCCGCTGGGTTGCAGACGGCGCGACTGTGCGCACCATTATCTGCACCAACGGCGACAAGGGCACTAAAAAAGACATTCCTCCCTACAAGCTCACTGAAATCCGTGAAAAAGAGCAGCTTGCTGCCTCCAAAGCGCTCGGGGTGAAGGAGACGATATTCCTCCGCCATCGAGACGGAGAGCTTGAAGACACGAGGGCTTTCAGGAACCAGATTGCGTTTCTCATTCGCCACATCAAACCCGACACCGTCGTGGTACACGACCCCTGGCTGCGCCACTACTCGCACCCCGACCATCAGGCCGTGGGCCACGCGACATTCAAGGGCATTATCTATGCGCGCGACCACCACTTCCTACCCGAGATGACGTGGGCAGGCATCAAGGCCCACCACACGAACGCGCTGCTTTATACGCGCTCGGATAACCCGAATTTCTTCGTCGATATCTCGGAGACCATCGGCAAAAAGATCAAGGCCATCAACGCCCACAAAAGTCAGATTCACAACCCTCGCGCCATGGAAAAGAGGGTGCGCATCCGGGCAGAGGAGCGCGGACAAATATCGGGCCACCCGATGGCCGAGGATTTCATGATTAAAAGAATGCGCTAG
- a CDS encoding glycosyltransferase, with amino-acid sequence MSPDQPLRAALLSMHTDPASTLGGDVTGGMNVYVREVAKALPALGVEADVYTRAESGELPVAEELAPGAYLVRIPAGPLESLDKNLQLQFTEAFASGINHFADKEGLAYGVISSHYWLSAVAGKTLSKNWGVPLAHRFHTIAARKNDSLPGGKGRESVERILAENKIAGEADALIASSTAEATDLREKLGAEETKIFQVPCGVDTERFTPMPRAEARATLGLSRDEKIILAAGRIEPVKGLDRLVEALAAIKKSHPDIKVRVIHIGGETTEENRTSQGLSPGAFSSTAQREEVSRILDIANEAGQARDFHFLGAKSQETLRAYYSAADALAVPSRYETFGLVALEAAACELPAVAFDVGGISSNIETGKTGYIVPDGDNIAFAEAMMRIIDSADEKKRLGNMARSRAESLSWSSAAEAEIRIWEKLIQRRGGAASAADKAADAASPPGVPA; translated from the coding sequence ATGAGCCCCGATCAGCCGCTTCGCGCTGCGCTGCTCTCCATGCATACCGACCCGGCGAGCACGCTGGGCGGGGACGTAACCGGCGGCATGAACGTTTACGTCCGCGAGGTGGCAAAAGCCCTGCCCGCCCTCGGGGTGGAGGCCGACGTTTACACCCGGGCCGAGAGCGGAGAGCTTCCGGTGGCCGAGGAACTCGCGCCGGGGGCCTACCTCGTACGCATACCTGCCGGCCCGCTAGAGAGTCTCGACAAAAATCTTCAACTCCAATTTACAGAAGCTTTTGCCTCTGGCATCAACCATTTCGCGGACAAAGAAGGCCTCGCGTACGGGGTCATCTCATCGCACTACTGGCTCTCTGCCGTGGCCGGAAAGACGCTTTCTAAAAATTGGGGCGTTCCACTGGCCCACAGATTTCACACCATAGCGGCTCGCAAAAACGATTCCCTCCCCGGCGGCAAGGGCCGGGAGAGTGTGGAAAGGATCCTCGCCGAGAATAAAATTGCCGGTGAGGCGGATGCCCTCATTGCCTCATCCACTGCCGAGGCCACTGACCTGAGAGAAAAACTGGGCGCCGAGGAAACGAAAATTTTCCAGGTGCCCTGCGGGGTGGACACCGAGCGCTTCACACCAATGCCCCGGGCCGAGGCGAGGGCGACTCTGGGCCTGAGCAGAGATGAAAAAATCATACTCGCCGCCGGAAGAATCGAGCCGGTCAAAGGACTCGACAGACTGGTGGAGGCGCTTGCCGCCATCAAGAAGAGCCATCCCGATATTAAGGTGCGCGTCATACACATCGGCGGAGAAACAACGGAAGAAAACAGAACGTCCCAAGGATTATCCCCTGGGGCCTTCTCCTCTACGGCACAGCGCGAGGAAGTAAGTCGTATTCTCGATATCGCGAATGAGGCAGGCCAAGCCAGAGACTTTCACTTCCTCGGGGCAAAATCTCAGGAGACACTTCGAGCTTACTACTCGGCCGCCGATGCGCTGGCGGTTCCTTCGCGGTACGAAACATTCGGCCTCGTTGCGCTTGAGGCCGCCGCTTGCGAGCTTCCGGCAGTAGCGTTTGATGTCGGCGGGATATCGAGCAATATCGAGACTGGAAAAACAGGGTATATTGTACCCGACGGCGACAACATTGCCTTTGCCGAGGCGATGATGAGAATCATCGACTCGGCAGATGAAAAAAAACGTTTAGGAAACATGGCCCGGAGCCGAGCCGAGAGCCTATCGTGGTCATCGGCTGCAGAGGCGGAAATCCGGATTTGGGAAAAACTTATTCAGCGGCGCGGCGGCGCAGCATCTGCCGCCGACAAAGCGGCCGACGCCGCGAGCCCCCCAGGGGTTCCGGCCTAA
- a CDS encoding GNAT family N-acetyltransferase, which yields MSSSCSTPTPCYTAPSPSGKEPLQVCVHSAEEDFTRLAPEWRSLMEASSHAHPFYDPAWLATWWKHLGSGEIHICTIGRQGEPLLAIAPLTLREDGVMRFIGGEDLTDYLDIIAREGAHFEAWGALLEYLNSSAAPPWKELVLHSTPEDSPTVAYFSASENTATIEPEEVCPVITLPDSWDDYTGMLGQREERELRRKIRKANMEPGLEFHRTLAEKELENDIEEFVHLHKLSQPEKADFWNESRLAFFKNMSREMLDRGWLDLSIMRVDDHPVAANFSLDYGDRIYLYNSGFDPGERELSAGLVLLAQNIEQAIQAGRTSFDMLRGDEPYKYRFAAKDEAIKCIRLTREGA from the coding sequence ATGTCTTCATCGTGTTCCACGCCCACGCCTTGCTACACCGCGCCCAGCCCCTCGGGGAAAGAGCCGCTCCAGGTCTGCGTTCATTCCGCCGAGGAGGATTTTACCCGGCTGGCACCCGAGTGGCGCTCGCTGATGGAGGCCAGCAGCCACGCCCATCCCTTCTACGATCCGGCCTGGCTCGCCACCTGGTGGAAACACCTGGGCTCAGGGGAGATCCATATCTGCACAATCGGCAGACAAGGAGAGCCTCTGCTCGCCATTGCCCCGCTTACCCTTCGGGAAGACGGCGTCATGCGTTTTATCGGCGGCGAGGACCTGACGGACTACCTCGACATTATCGCCAGAGAGGGGGCCCACTTCGAGGCCTGGGGAGCACTACTTGAGTACTTGAATAGCTCGGCGGCCCCACCCTGGAAAGAACTCGTCCTCCACAGTACGCCCGAGGACTCGCCGACGGTAGCGTATTTCTCAGCGTCAGAGAACACCGCCACCATCGAGCCAGAAGAAGTGTGCCCGGTGATCACGCTTCCCGATTCGTGGGACGATTACACCGGCATGCTCGGCCAGCGCGAGGAGAGGGAGCTGCGCCGCAAGATCCGCAAGGCGAACATGGAGCCGGGCCTTGAATTTCACCGTACACTTGCCGAAAAAGAACTGGAAAACGATATCGAGGAATTCGTTCATCTTCACAAATTGAGCCAACCCGAGAAGGCAGATTTTTGGAACGAATCGCGGCTAGCCTTTTTCAAGAACATGTCGAGGGAAATGCTCGATCGCGGATGGCTTGACCTCAGTATCATGCGCGTGGACGACCATCCTGTTGCCGCGAACTTCTCTCTCGACTACGGGGACCGAATTTATCTTTACAACTCAGGCTTCGATCCGGGCGAGCGTGAACTGAGCGCGGGCCTTGTTCTGCTCGCACAGAATATCGAGCAAGCCATCCAGGCCGGGCGCACCTCGTTCGACATGCTGCGGGGCGATGAGCCTTACAAATACCGTTTCGCGGCCAAGGATGAGGCCATCAAATGCATCCGATTAACCCGGGAGGGCGCATGA
- a CDS encoding GNAT family N-acetyltransferase, which yields MSGWPSFLSTDVELGLYDFIYPGEIPANEARIEATYQTLDSESAYRPLIEEVQGERMVDRRFGRGEMCFVAIHKGYIVSYIWGSQGKVGVEEISLAVKTAPGEIYLYDAFTLEPWRGKNLYPSVLQRALEYGRDLNLTRSTIFVEAKNTPSIRGVTKAGFTLFQKLLLKKILGFGKPKLIPPSEGHETAEFVPL from the coding sequence TTGAGCGGGTGGCCTTCATTTTTAAGCACCGATGTGGAACTTGGGCTCTACGACTTCATCTACCCAGGGGAGATCCCGGCCAACGAGGCTCGCATTGAAGCCACGTACCAAACACTGGATTCAGAGTCTGCCTATCGCCCGTTGATCGAAGAGGTGCAGGGCGAGCGGATGGTGGACAGGAGATTCGGGCGAGGCGAAATGTGCTTTGTCGCTATCCACAAGGGGTATATCGTCAGCTACATATGGGGCTCTCAAGGAAAGGTAGGCGTCGAGGAGATCTCCCTGGCCGTCAAAACCGCACCCGGCGAAATTTATCTCTACGACGCCTTCACCCTTGAGCCTTGGCGGGGCAAGAACCTCTACCCTTCAGTTCTTCAGCGGGCGCTTGAATATGGCAGAGACCTCAACCTCACACGCTCGACAATTTTCGTTGAGGCGAAGAACACACCCTCGATCCGGGGGGTCACGAAAGCTGGCTTCACGCTTTTTCAAAAGCTGTTGCTCAAAAAGATACTCGGATTCGGCAAGCCCAAGCTGATTCCACCATCGGAAGGACATGAGACCGCAGAATTCGTCCCGCTTTAG
- a CDS encoding phosphotransferase, giving the protein MTDRAFLDSGIPPTGVERLIKLAEEVLAAPVVDTSPITGDASGRAYIRLRHPKARPPTSVGMILPEPFEENELPFINVQVHFRSVGLPVPEILGSNPSAGVLLLEDGGEQTLEDVWQVGGWETARPYYEESINLLINLQNSPNDKKDCMALGYGFDAALFERELHMTRRCALEALCGMNAPEMDFAKPFSALAKALCDLPYVLTHRDYHSRNLMAASPKLEAAQLIILDFQDARLGPATYDLASLVYDSYVSLPEAARETLIEKFWKASNARNLFPDRPAFDRALSLTALQRNLKAIGTFAFQKTERGNPRYIRYISLTAEHTRRHLSALAGLDGLAEQLEPYICALENTEEKETVN; this is encoded by the coding sequence GTGACGGATAGGGCCTTCCTCGATTCAGGCATTCCCCCCACAGGGGTGGAGCGTCTGATCAAACTCGCCGAGGAGGTCCTTGCTGCACCCGTGGTCGATACCTCGCCAATTACCGGAGACGCCTCGGGGCGCGCCTATATCCGCCTTCGGCATCCGAAGGCACGACCCCCTACTTCGGTCGGCATGATTCTCCCCGAGCCATTCGAGGAGAATGAGCTTCCCTTTATTAATGTGCAGGTCCATTTCCGCTCGGTTGGCCTGCCTGTCCCCGAAATTTTGGGCTCCAACCCGAGCGCCGGTGTGCTGCTTCTTGAGGATGGCGGCGAGCAAACGCTTGAGGATGTCTGGCAGGTAGGCGGATGGGAGACGGCTCGCCCTTATTATGAAGAATCGATCAATCTGCTGATAAACCTCCAAAACTCTCCTAATGACAAAAAGGACTGCATGGCACTCGGCTACGGGTTTGACGCTGCGTTGTTCGAGCGCGAACTGCATATGACCCGTCGCTGCGCCCTGGAGGCGCTTTGCGGCATGAATGCCCCCGAGATGGATTTCGCCAAGCCGTTTTCGGCACTGGCAAAAGCGCTTTGCGATTTGCCCTATGTGCTGACCCACCGGGACTACCACAGCAGAAATCTCATGGCGGCGAGCCCGAAGCTAGAGGCGGCGCAGCTCATCATTCTCGATTTTCAGGACGCGCGCCTCGGCCCGGCAACCTACGACCTGGCGTCCCTAGTTTATGACAGCTACGTTTCCCTCCCAGAGGCCGCCAGGGAGACGCTCATCGAGAAATTTTGGAAGGCATCTAATGCGCGAAATCTTTTTCCAGATCGCCCGGCGTTTGATCGCGCTCTTTCGCTTACAGCCCTTCAAAGAAACCTCAAGGCCATCGGCACATTCGCCTTCCAGAAAACAGAACGGGGAAACCCCCGCTATATCCGGTATATATCCTTGACGGCAGAGCACACGCGCCGTCACCTGTCTGCGCTGGCGGGCCTGGACGGCCTCGCCGAGCAGCTTGAACCCTATATCTGCGCCCTTGAGAATACGGAAGAAAAGGAGACAGTTAATTGA
- a CDS encoding TIM barrel protein has protein sequence MPPTPSLSAHLFAYEPLTFDHLKTTAEAGYCQVELWAMKPHLEYDNPGAISQLDEWLEELSLKAVSFHAPFYEHFNAARAGKWLSLSHSEPEKRLAAITQTQTAMIAMARLGARIGVLHPSAPGAAGASDNLDGFCQSIEQLAPIAEHLEMTLAVENIPSPLGGAAQIEALVERIDHPNVRVCIDAGHAHLTEGEGAAEAFKRLAPLAAATHLHDNDGENDAHLIPGEGKTPFLALIDALEEAGYEGPLTYELRRPEDVPYAEVLAELGRTATLPTPRAGGSA, from the coding sequence TTGCCACCAACACCGAGTCTCTCAGCCCATCTTTTTGCATACGAGCCCCTCACTTTTGACCATCTCAAAACCACAGCGGAGGCCGGATATTGCCAGGTCGAGCTATGGGCGATGAAGCCCCATCTGGAATATGACAATCCCGGTGCGATTTCCCAACTCGACGAATGGCTCGAGGAGCTTTCCCTCAAAGCCGTCAGTTTTCACGCCCCGTTTTATGAACACTTCAATGCAGCGCGCGCCGGCAAATGGCTCTCCCTGTCCCATTCGGAGCCCGAAAAGCGCCTCGCCGCCATCACCCAGACCCAGACAGCCATGATTGCCATGGCGCGCCTAGGCGCCCGGATAGGCGTTCTTCATCCATCGGCCCCGGGTGCCGCCGGGGCGAGTGATAACCTCGATGGTTTTTGTCAGAGCATCGAGCAGCTGGCCCCCATTGCAGAGCATTTGGAGATGACGCTCGCGGTCGAGAACATCCCTTCACCGCTCGGAGGGGCTGCACAGATTGAAGCGCTGGTCGAGCGCATCGATCATCCGAATGTGCGCGTCTGCATCGATGCCGGGCATGCCCATCTCACCGAGGGCGAGGGTGCGGCAGAGGCCTTTAAGCGCCTCGCCCCGCTGGCCGCCGCCACCCATCTTCATGACAACGACGGCGAGAACGACGCTCACCTCATACCCGGAGAAGGAAAAACGCCGTTTCTTGCTCTGATAGATGCGCTTGAGGAAGCTGGCTATGAGGGACCGCTCACCTACGAGCTTCGCCGCCCGGAGGATGTGCCCTATGCCGAGGTGCTCGCGGAGCTCGGCCGCACCGCCACACTTCCCACACCAAGGGCCGGAGGCAGCGCGTGA
- a CDS encoding FadR family transcriptional regulator, giving the protein MLRPVKRTRLYEDVVAQIEHLIRTKKLCSGDRLPSERELAATLGIGRASVREALRTLDSTGLIEVRSGQGAFLRNLSVDPYLASIRESLSFLLDVRQETLLELWEVRRGLEGQIAPLAAGRCSAADIEKLRNLTDEMRGRRSSSEAFVHSGIAFHRTLAEAAGNTVLLTLWEAIAGLIEKSQRRIIGIPGQPDEALAKHEALLAAVEAGDTEAASAAMREHMDAEGEHLRAALIAAGGAGLISEPKNHPNNIAEGEIQGKKKGEARIRNLA; this is encoded by the coding sequence TTGCTCCGCCCGGTCAAAAGAACGCGTCTCTATGAAGACGTTGTCGCCCAAATTGAGCACTTGATACGGACGAAGAAACTTTGTTCGGGCGACAGGCTTCCCTCCGAGCGTGAGCTAGCCGCAACACTAGGCATTGGCCGCGCGTCGGTGCGCGAGGCGCTTCGCACCCTCGACTCCACCGGCCTCATTGAAGTCCGAAGCGGCCAGGGCGCCTTTCTCAGAAATCTCAGCGTCGATCCCTATCTCGCATCGATCAGAGAGAGCCTCTCGTTCCTTCTCGATGTGCGCCAGGAAACCTTGCTTGAACTCTGGGAGGTTCGTCGGGGGCTTGAGGGGCAGATAGCCCCACTTGCCGCCGGGCGGTGTAGCGCGGCAGACATTGAAAAGCTCCGTAACCTGACCGATGAAATGCGTGGGCGCAGATCCTCCTCGGAGGCGTTTGTCCACTCGGGGATCGCATTTCACCGCACCCTCGCCGAGGCGGCAGGGAACACTGTTTTACTGACGCTCTGGGAGGCCATTGCGGGCCTGATTGAAAAGAGCCAGCGCCGCATCATCGGCATCCCCGGCCAGCCCGACGAGGCCCTTGCTAAGCATGAGGCGCTTCTAGCCGCTGTTGAGGCGGGCGACACTGAGGCGGCGAGCGCTGCCATGCGCGAGCATATGGATGCCGAGGGAGAGCATCTCCGAGCGGCGCTTATCGCTGCTGGCGGCGCTGGATTAATTAGCGAGCCGAAAAACCATCCAAATAATATCGCCGAAGGCGAAATACAGGGCAAAAAAAAAGGAGAAGCGAGAATCAGAAATTTAGCCTAA
- a CDS encoding aminopeptidase P family protein has product MPMDFLQREHYQSPRRVFSQTGSDWQRRVDFDQMRKDRLQRAKDMMEKHDMDAIIMFKGENIRYTCSVFQGNWKNNIFIRYAVLCRGAETPVLFETAGSDFECARIDAPWLKGNIRPAITWKWSETAEQMMVNRMVDSVIDVLKEGGVDLGGRIGIDIMDFQAYSAFTEKGVNLVNAWPAMSEARVIKTPEEIECLKISSAIGDTCMWKIRHEWLKPGIRECDLTAWVNNLLYEEGFDFVYDIIVASGGNTSPYRRWHTDKMIRDGDLVIVDINAIGPGGYFVDYVRCFKCGGDWTKTEKALYREVYDSMYAGLENLKPGKTTKDVASQFPVYADDKYGTVTLQQFAHSIGLDLYEGMWISRAYSLDYPVEIKENMYFAIETFAGHAGLPQTVRLEENVLVGPDGPIIFTGMQHYDECIQDSPFFDFSHKSRGEGRFE; this is encoded by the coding sequence ATGCCGATGGATTTTCTGCAGCGGGAGCATTATCAGTCGCCCCGCCGCGTGTTCAGTCAGACGGGCAGCGATTGGCAGCGCCGGGTCGATTTCGACCAGATGCGCAAGGACAGGCTCCAGCGCGCCAAGGACATGATGGAAAAGCACGACATGGACGCCATCATCATGTTCAAGGGCGAGAACATCCGCTACACCTGCTCGGTCTTCCAGGGTAATTGGAAGAACAATATCTTCATCCGCTATGCGGTGCTTTGCCGTGGTGCGGAGACCCCCGTTCTCTTCGAGACGGCTGGCTCCGACTTTGAGTGCGCTCGCATCGACGCCCCCTGGCTCAAGGGTAACATCCGCCCCGCCATCACCTGGAAATGGTCCGAGACGGCCGAGCAGATGATGGTCAACCGCATGGTTGATTCGGTTATCGATGTTCTCAAAGAGGGTGGAGTAGACCTGGGTGGCCGCATTGGTATCGACATCATGGACTTCCAGGCCTACAGCGCCTTCACCGAAAAGGGTGTGAATCTGGTTAACGCATGGCCGGCCATGAGTGAGGCCCGCGTCATCAAGACCCCCGAGGAGATCGAGTGCCTGAAGATTAGCTCGGCCATCGGTGACACCTGCATGTGGAAGATCCGCCACGAATGGCTCAAGCCTGGCATTCGCGAGTGCGACCTCACGGCGTGGGTCAATAACCTGCTTTATGAAGAGGGCTTTGACTTCGTTTACGACATCATCGTCGCCTCGGGCGGTAACACCAGCCCGTACCGTCGTTGGCACACCGACAAGATGATTCGCGACGGCGACCTGGTAATCGTGGACATTAATGCTATCGGTCCTGGCGGCTACTTCGTTGACTATGTGCGCTGCTTCAAATGTGGCGGCGACTGGACGAAGACCGAAAAAGCGCTCTACCGTGAGGTTTACGACTCGATGTACGCAGGCCTTGAGAACCTCAAGCCTGGTAAGACGACCAAGGACGTTGCCTCGCAGTTCCCCGTGTACGCTGACGATAAGTACGGCACGGTGACGCTTCAGCAGTTTGCCCACTCCATCGGCCTCGACCTCTATGAGGGCATGTGGATTAGCCGGGCCTACAGCCTCGACTATCCGGTGGAAATTAAAGAGAACATGTACTTCGCCATCGAGACCTTCGCTGGCCATGCGGGCCTGCCGCAGACGGTTCGCCTCGAGGAGAACGTCCTCGTCGGCCCCGACGGCCCGATTATCTTCACTGGCATGCAGCACTACGACGAGTGCATCCAGGACTCGCCCTTCTTCGACTTCTCGCATAAATCGCGGGGCGAGGGGCGTTTCGAGTAA
- a CDS encoding pyruvate carboxyltransferase: MSEPWNTDMWFTSPWNFDKEVRDQVNFDPSPKLHDVTLRDGEQQTGVLFTKDDKIRIAEALAEVGVHRIEAGMPVVSKPDEEAIKEIVKRLEGSDTEVFSFARCMVDDVKRSVDTGVKGIVMEVPSSTHIIERAYKWDLNKAIDTSIKATQYAKENGLYVCFFPIDFSRAPLDWVLPMLKRVATEGHMDSLAIVDTFGGLAPHTVPHLIKKMREVFPDTPFEPHFHDDYGMGVANTLMAMAAGCQVAQTSVTGLGERAGNCAYEELTLAMKTMYDVDMGLKTEKMVEVSRLVTGLADVAVPPNRCIVGEKLYDIESGIIVSWLKNAGVDFPTELVPYRAGLVGQTEPKPVIGKGSGIDSIVWFLEELGITATQEEMMALLMDVKEKAFEVNRLLTMEEFKELAGAE, encoded by the coding sequence ATGAGCGAGCCTTGGAACACAGACATGTGGTTCACCAGTCCCTGGAATTTCGACAAAGAAGTCCGCGATCAGGTGAACTTTGATCCCAGCCCCAAGCTCCACGATGTAACGCTTCGCGACGGCGAGCAGCAGACCGGCGTTCTTTTCACCAAGGATGATAAAATCCGCATCGCCGAGGCGCTTGCCGAGGTGGGTGTTCACCGCATCGAAGCTGGTATGCCCGTCGTATCGAAGCCTGATGAGGAAGCCATCAAGGAGATTGTCAAGCGCCTTGAAGGCTCGGACACCGAGGTGTTCAGCTTTGCACGCTGCATGGTTGACGATGTGAAGCGCTCGGTCGATACCGGCGTCAAAGGCATTGTCATGGAGGTTCCCAGCTCGACCCACATCATCGAGCGTGCCTACAAGTGGGACCTCAACAAGGCCATCGATACTTCGATCAAGGCGACGCAGTATGCCAAGGAAAACGGACTCTATGTCTGCTTTTTCCCGATCGACTTCTCGCGCGCCCCGCTCGACTGGGTGCTCCCCATGCTCAAGCGTGTTGCGACCGAGGGCCATATGGACTCCCTCGCCATCGTTGACACCTTTGGCGGCCTTGCGCCCCACACCGTGCCCCACCTGATCAAGAAAATGCGCGAGGTGTTCCCAGACACGCCGTTTGAGCCCCACTTCCATGACGACTATGGAATGGGCGTGGCCAACACCCTGATGGCGATGGCGGCGGGCTGCCAGGTGGCCCAGACTTCGGTCACCGGCCTTGGCGAGCGCGCTGGCAACTGCGCTTATGAAGAGCTCACCCTCGCCATGAAGACCATGTATGACGTTGACATGGGCCTCAAGACCGAAAAAATGGTCGAGGTCTCGCGTCTCGTCACCGGTCTGGCGGACGTGGCTGTTCCGCCGAACCGCTGCATCGTCGGCGAGAAGCTCTATGACATCGAGAGCGGCATCATCGTCAGCTGGCTCAAGAACGCGGGCGTCGACTTCCCGACCGAACTCGTGCCCTATCGCGCGGGCCTCGTCGGCCAGACCGAGCCCAAGCCCGTTATCGGCAAAGGCTCTGGGATTGACTCGATTGTCTGGTTCTTGGAAGAGCTCGGCATCACGGCCACCCAGGAAGAGATGATGGCCCTGCTGATGGACGTAAAAGAGAAGGCGTTCGAGGTGAACCGCCTCCTCACGATGGAAGAGTTCAAAGAGCTGGCTGGCGCAGAATAG